In the genome of Natronomonas salina, the window GTGAGTGCCCGTGACGCATACCACGACCGTGCCCGGGAGATCGTCCGGGGCATCGACCACGGGGCGCTGCCGGACGCACTCGTCACGAACTACGTCGTCGTGGAGACACTGAACCTCTCGCGTGAGAAACTCGGTGCGGATGCAGCCAACCAGCTGTTGGACCGCCTCATCGAGGGGGCGCACTTCCAACTCGTCCATGCCCCGAAGGCGGATTTCGCCGCCGCGCAGGCCCTCTTCCGGCGGTACGACGAACTCTCGTTCGTGGATGCGACGCTCGTGGCGTATCTGGAGCGAGCAGAACTCGAGTACCTCTACTCGTTCGATACCGACTTCGACGCGGTCGACGGCCTGACGCGCCTCGAGACGGCCGAGAACCCGTTCAGCTGACCCTGGTCAGGGCGGTTCGGCGCCGTGACGGCGGACGCTACTGTCGATGGCGGCGGTGACCGTCACCTCGTCGTGTCGCACCTCGGGCGGCGGGCTGGGCTGGTAGGCATGAGCCTGGGGGCGGTCCTCGGAACCCACCGCAGCCGTAGTTGCGAGATACCCCTGCGGGGGCTCGCCTGGCGGGGTGTTCACCCGCGGATCGACCTGGGTCATCGGGTCGTCCCAGTAGTCAGGCCGTCCGGGGTCGGCCTGGAAGGCCTCCATCAGGAGCCCATCGGGGTCAATCGCGAGATCCGGGTCGGGGATAGCGACCCGGCTGGCGGTGTGCTCGGTGATGGCGGTCTCGAGGCGGTCCCTGAGGAACGGTGCCGGTGGCCCGCCGAAGACGGGCGCCAGCGGCGTCTGGGTCGCGTACTCGAGGAGGGCGGCGAGCAGCGCACCGTCGTCGGCGACGAACGGTCGGACGCCGTCGACGACCACGGGGAACGCCTGCGTGACGTCGCCGGGCGGTTGTGCAGCCGCGAGGAGTCGACAGCAGATCGCGGCGACGAACAGCCGGGCGCCCAGCTGTTTGGGGCGACGTGGCGACCGTTGGCGGAGCTCCGGAATGTCGGCCGTCACCAGGACGATGTGGTCCTCTTCGAGGGCGCGGCCGACGTCGTAGGTCGTCGGGCCACAGACCGGGTGGCCATAGTGGCCGTTGCGGTGACTGGTCAGGAGGCGGCGTGCACTGTTGACGTCCGCTTTCGAGTGGAGGGCGGCCGCCCGGAGCTGCCGAACCGTCGAATCGTCGCGCTCCAGTCCGAGGCACCGGATCGTGGACTCGATGCTGAGACGCGGGCCCAGCCGGGAGAGGGCGCGGTCGAGCGCGTCGAGCCGGTTGAGCTCGGCGGTGACCTCGTCCTGGAGGACGGACGGCAAGACCGCCGAGATGATGCGGGCGACGTTCCAGTTGTACAGCTCGGACTGTTCGCGCGCCATCTCGAGGACGGCGTTGATCCGCTGGCCGACGGGGTCGAAGCCACCTAACACGGGGTCCTGCTCCGGAACCTCGTAGGGGTCGATCTGGACGCGCTGTCGCGCCTCCAGGTCGTAGTCGCTGTACGGGCCTCGGTTGAAATCGATCCAGACGACGTCATCGAGGCGATCCTCCGGGAGGCGCTCGAGGAGCTTGATGGGGGCTGGGCCGGTCGGATGGAGATAACAGAAGCCGTGACCGGCCTCCGCCCACTCGACACACCACGACTGGAAGAGGACCGTCTGGAACGGTGTGCTGTCGCCTGCCACGTAGCACCCCTTCGAGAGAGCGCCCTCTGGGAGGGTGACCGGCTCGTCCGCGGAGCCTGGGTCGGGGCCGAGCGTCGTCGGCGGTTCGTCGTGGATGGAGTCGCTGGTAGCCTGCTGCATCCCTAGTCGCCGGCTGTATCGGGGGATGTTTGTTGCTATTTTTCTGTGTAAGTATCGCGTGGGAAGAAGGCAATTGACAACAAACTCGTGGCGATAGCTGGGACGACACGGGCGAGCCAGAGTGATCGATTCCGTCGGTCTCCATCTGGAGAACAGACTTGGAGAGCCTCAGGAGTGAACTTCGAAAGCCCTCGGCGCGCTCGCGGTCGCTCGCCTGGATTGAACGCGAACACGCCCCGCCCTTTCAGTCCCCCAGGGTTAGTTCTCACTCGAAGCGAGTGCAGACCGAAGATCCGTCTTGCTGCCACACATGGTTCGGCTAGCGGGGTAGTGACTCGGAGATGGACAGTGAGTAGCGGACGGACGAAATGGATAGGAGCCGCTACCGAATCATCCTAGCCCGACTTCCAGACGAACTCCCACTAGAAATCTACGGCCCTTCAGTCCGTTCATGGGTCAGCCACTCGCCAACGTGGCGTTCATTGCCGGTCGCCGAATCAGACGCCGTCGCTTCGGAAGCGGGTGACAGCGACCTCGGTGACGTCGTCGTAATCGTCGTCGGCGCCGGCGAGGAGCGTGCCATCCAGCGTCGCGGCCGTCGCCAGTGCGAACGCGTCACCCAGCGCCGGCGCATATCTATATTTGAAGTCGGCAGCGGCCGACCACGTCTCCTCCGTATCGACGCGTCGGATCCCGCTCTCCGCAAGGACATCCATCACCGCATCAGCACGGGTCTCGCCGTCGATCGCCCGCACCACGTAGTGGACCTCCGCGAGGTTCACCGCCGAGATGTATCCATCCGACGTGCCTTCCACAGCCTCGACGTACGTCTCGACAGTGTCGCTGCCCGGTTCGTCACAGAAGTACGCGATCAACGGTTCGGCATCGAAGACGATCGTCTCGGGGAGGTCCGTTCCTTCGGTCATTCCTCGTCGTCACCGGCGTACCGCTCCCGGAGGCCCTCCTCGTCGGCCCTGTCTCGCTCACGTTCGGCCTCGAGTCGCTCGGTGGCAGTCCGGCCCTCCTCGTCGGTCGCTCCGGCGAGGACGCCCCGGAAGTCAGTCAACGAGGTGATCGGCCGGACGACGATCTCCCCGCCCTCGGTCCGGACGAACTTCACCCGGCCAGGTGTCTCGATGCCGAGCTCCTCCCGAAACGCCTTGGGGATTGTCGCCTGGCCCCGTGACGACACGGACACCACCTGTTCAGACTCCTCGCTACTCATACTATCTCTATCCATTACTTTTCTCCAGTAATACTTAATGTTGTCTCTGGCATACCCTGTCAGGTGACTGTCGCAGACGTGATGCCCATGACGAATGATGCCGAGTAATCACACTCCAGGAGCTGACAACTGCTCCGCTCGTCGTCAGTCGTCAGTCGCGAATGAATCCGTCCCGTAATACTCGTCTTCGGACAGATGGCCATATGGCAGGGGCATGTCGTCGGGCCACTCGTGTATCGCGTCGCCGCCACTCTGCTGCCCGGACAGGTGTCGGGCCTGCTCCAGCTTCTCGTTGTAGTGGTCGATGGTCTCGTCGTCGAGCAACTCGCGGGCAGCGTATTCGCTGATCTCCTGCTCAGCGTACAGCGTCAGAATGAGGTCTGTGGTATCGGTGTCCATACACGTCTCGGCGCGCTGAGCCCATATATGTCTTCGGCGCTCTTGCCTGGAAGCGCCACAGGGAGTGTGTAGCGGCTGTGAGGCGGTGTTCTGGGGTCACAAAGCCTTGTTACGAGTCTGAATGTGCGTAGCTTAGTGTGGGTCCGTTAGCGGCTGCTTGCCGAGAAGATCAAGGATATCTCAGCGCCACACCGGGATGTCAACAGCACCGTCGAGTAATCGCTCCGTCGAGTATCCGCAGGACCTTCGGGCAGCGGCACGGGGTGTCCTGAGGACTACTCTTTGCCGTCTTTGGACGTACGAGTTGTAATCATCCTCGATTGCCCTCCTATCAACTACCAGTAGTGTGTATGACGTTATGATACTTTCTGGCCGAAAGGGAAATAGCCAGAGAGACCGAGTATGCTAGTAAGGGACAAGCAAATGGATAGCTTCGATCTGGTAGACGACATACTCCGCGC includes:
- a CDS encoding AbrB/MazE/SpoVT family DNA-binding domain-containing protein; protein product: MSSEESEQVVSVSSRGQATIPKAFREELGIETPGRVKFVRTEGGEIVVRPITSLTDFRGVLAGATDEEGRTATERLEAERERDRADEEGLRERYAGDDEE
- a CDS encoding type II toxin-antitoxin system VapC family toxin — encoded protein: MGSALLDTNVLFASVSARDAYHDRAREIVRGIDHGALPDALVTNYVVVETLNLSREKLGADAANQLLDRLIEGAHFQLVHAPKADFAAAQALFRRYDELSFVDATLVAYLERAELEYLYSFDTDFDAVDGLTRLETAENPFS
- a CDS encoding PIN domain-containing protein; the encoded protein is MTEGTDLPETIVFDAEPLIAYFCDEPGSDTVETYVEAVEGTSDGYISAVNLAEVHYVVRAIDGETRADAVMDVLAESGIRRVDTEETWSAAADFKYRYAPALGDAFALATAATLDGTLLAGADDDYDDVTEVAVTRFRSDGV